The following are encoded together in the Poseidonibacter lekithochrous genome:
- a CDS encoding serine hydroxymethyltransferase, translating to MSYISSANLESADKEIFDIVEAELDRQTTHLEMIASENFTSPAVMEAMGSVFTNKYAEGYPYKRYYGGCEFADAAEQLAIDRACEIFGCSYANVQPHSGSQANGAVYAALLKAGDKILGMDLSHGGHLTHGSKPSFSGKNYSAFYYGVELDGRINYEKVMEIAKTVQPKIIVCGASAYAREIDFAKFREIADAVGAILFADIAHIAGLVAADEHQSPFPYADVVTTTTHKTLRGPRGGMIMCNDEDIAKKLNSAIFPGLQGGPLVHVMAAKAVAFKEILAPEWKAYAVQVKANASKLAEVLMARGYDVVSDGTDNHLILVSFLNKEFSGKDADAALQNAGITVNKNTVPGETRSPFVTSGVRIGSPALTARGMGEKEFELIANKICDVLDDIENTELQASIKSELKDLANNFVIYNQSTY from the coding sequence ATGAGTTATATATCAAGCGCAAATTTAGAGTCAGCAGATAAAGAGATATTCGATATCGTAGAAGCAGAATTAGATAGACAAACAACACACTTAGAAATGATTGCAAGTGAAAACTTTACTTCACCAGCAGTTATGGAAGCAATGGGATCAGTATTTACTAACAAATATGCAGAAGGTTACCCATACAAAAGATATTATGGTGGATGTGAATTCGCAGATGCAGCTGAGCAATTAGCTATTGATAGAGCTTGTGAAATCTTTGGATGTTCATACGCAAATGTACAACCTCATTCAGGTTCTCAAGCAAATGGTGCAGTATATGCAGCATTATTAAAAGCTGGTGATAAAATCTTAGGTATGGATTTATCTCACGGTGGTCACTTAACTCATGGTTCTAAACCATCATTCTCAGGTAAAAACTACTCTGCATTCTACTATGGTGTAGAATTAGATGGTAGAATTAACTATGAAAAAGTAATGGAAATTGCTAAAACAGTTCAACCAAAAATTATCGTTTGTGGTGCTTCAGCATACGCAAGAGAAATTGATTTCGCTAAATTTAGAGAAATTGCAGATGCAGTAGGAGCAATTTTATTTGCTGATATCGCACACATTGCAGGACTTGTAGCAGCGGACGAACACCAATCTCCATTCCCTTACGCAGATGTAGTTACAACTACAACTCATAAGACTTTAAGAGGTCCAAGAGGTGGAATGATTATGTGTAATGATGAAGATATTGCTAAGAAACTTAACTCTGCAATCTTCCCAGGATTACAAGGTGGACCATTAGTTCACGTAATGGCAGCAAAAGCAGTAGCATTTAAAGAGATTTTAGCTCCTGAATGGAAAGCATATGCAGTACAAGTAAAAGCAAATGCATCTAAATTAGCAGAAGTATTAATGGCAAGAGGATATGATGTTGTTTCTGATGGAACAGATAATCACTTAATCTTAGTATCTTTCTTAAATAAAGAATTCTCAGGTAAAGATGCAGATGCAGCATTACAAAACGCTGGTATTACTGTAAATAAAAATACAGTTCCAGGTGAAACAAGATCTCCATTTGTAACATCAGGTGTTAGAATTGGATCTCCTGCATTAACAGCAAGAGGAATGGGTGAGAAAGAATTCGAATTAATTGCAAATAAAATTTGTGATGTATTAGATGATATTGAAAACACTGAGTTACAAGCTTCTATTAAATCAGAGCTTAAAGACTTAGCTAATAACTTTGTTATTTACAACCAATCAACTTACTAA
- a CDS encoding bifunctional helix-turn-helix domain-containing protein/methylated-DNA--[protein]-cysteine S-methyltransferase: MSDLVEKSQTYKKIEKAINYIDENFKDQPTLEEISEHINMSKYHFSRVFKEYVGVTPIQFLQTLTLNYAKEHLKESKSILDSSLDLGLSSTSRLHDLFVNIIGVTPKEYKESGLDVEITYGYGSTPFGEALIAFTKRGICYLGFIDNNEEAVFSRFMDVWEKATLKKDDKKAHEYLNDIFLKNKKYDLVVKGTNFQINVWRALMNIPDGLISSYQDIADKLEKPKAVRAVASAIGSNHIGFLIPCHRVIAKSGAMSGYRWGIQRKKILLAYEDFNKKK, from the coding sequence ATGAGTGATTTAGTTGAAAAAAGTCAAACTTACAAAAAGATTGAAAAAGCAATTAATTATATAGATGAAAATTTCAAAGATCAGCCTACATTAGAAGAAATCTCAGAACATATTAATATGAGTAAATACCACTTCTCTAGAGTTTTCAAAGAGTATGTGGGAGTAACTCCTATTCAATTTCTTCAAACACTTACATTAAACTATGCAAAAGAACATTTAAAAGAATCAAAATCAATATTAGATAGCTCCCTAGATTTAGGACTTAGTTCAACTAGTAGATTACATGACTTATTTGTAAATATCATTGGGGTAACTCCAAAAGAGTATAAAGAATCAGGTCTTGATGTTGAAATAACTTACGGATATGGTTCCACTCCTTTTGGAGAAGCTTTGATAGCATTTACTAAAAGAGGTATTTGTTATTTAGGTTTTATTGATAATAATGAAGAAGCAGTTTTCTCAAGATTTATGGATGTTTGGGAAAAAGCTACATTAAAAAAAGATGATAAAAAAGCCCATGAGTATCTAAATGATATTTTTCTAAAAAATAAAAAATATGATTTAGTTGTAAAAGGTACTAATTTCCAAATTAATGTTTGGAGAGCTTTAATGAATATTCCCGATGGATTAATTAGTTCATACCAAGATATTGCAGATAAGTTAGAAAAACCAAAAGCAGTACGAGCAGTTGCAAGTGCTATTGGCTCAAATCATATAGGTTTTTTAATTCCATGTCATAGGGTTATTGCAAAAAGTGGAGCTATGAGTGGGTATAGATGGGGAATTCAAAGAAAGAAAATTCTTTTAGCTTATGAAGATTTTAATAAAAAAAAGTAG
- the lhgO gene encoding L-2-hydroxyglutarate oxidase has protein sequence MYDYLIIGAGIIGLNIAKNLKERFPESKILVLEKEDEVAQHSSGRNSGVLHAGFYYSADSLKAKFTKEGNIALKEFVKSRGLKINECQKVVVATDDKEVEGLEELKRRGEANGVELIWLDEDGLNELYPNIKTHKKALLCPSTATVNPKEVTKEFAKVIKDLGVELLLSCKYISSSNNVVSTSLGDFQAKKVINCAGLYADNIARDFGFSKDYVIIPFKGIYLKDKNNVSHLETNVYPVPNLENPFLGVHYTLTVDGESKIGPTAIPALWRENYKGMDNFSLKEFSQILFYEAKLFLTNAFGFRSLAFSEVKKYSLSYLKGLAMKLTKQMNHDGFDSWSTPGIRAQLLNKNTLELVQDFVVESDENSVHVLNAVSPAFTSSIPFANWVVETHVLKNK, from the coding sequence ATGTATGATTATTTAATAATAGGTGCGGGGATTATTGGTTTAAATATTGCAAAGAATCTAAAAGAGAGATTTCCAGAATCTAAGATTTTAGTACTTGAAAAAGAAGATGAAGTTGCTCAGCACAGTTCAGGTAGAAACTCGGGAGTTTTACACGCTGGATTTTATTATTCAGCAGATTCTTTAAAAGCAAAGTTCACAAAAGAGGGAAATATTGCTTTAAAAGAGTTTGTTAAAAGTAGAGGTCTTAAAATCAATGAATGTCAAAAAGTAGTTGTTGCTACTGATGATAAAGAAGTTGAAGGTCTTGAAGAGTTAAAAAGAAGAGGTGAGGCTAATGGAGTTGAACTAATTTGGTTAGATGAAGATGGATTAAATGAACTTTATCCAAATATTAAAACTCATAAAAAAGCTCTTTTATGTCCAAGTACTGCTACAGTTAATCCAAAAGAAGTTACAAAAGAGTTTGCAAAAGTAATTAAAGACTTAGGTGTTGAACTACTTCTTTCTTGTAAATATATATCAAGTTCAAATAATGTGGTATCTACAAGCCTTGGAGATTTTCAAGCAAAAAAAGTAATCAATTGTGCAGGTTTATATGCTGATAATATTGCTAGAGATTTTGGTTTTTCAAAAGATTATGTGATTATTCCTTTTAAAGGTATTTATCTAAAAGATAAAAACAATGTTTCTCATTTAGAAACAAATGTATATCCAGTACCAAATCTTGAAAACCCATTTTTAGGAGTACATTATACTCTTACAGTTGATGGAGAGAGTAAAATAGGACCTACAGCAATACCTGCATTATGGAGAGAAAACTATAAGGGAATGGATAACTTCTCTTTAAAAGAGTTTTCTCAAATTCTATTTTATGAAGCAAAACTATTTCTTACTAATGCTTTTGGTTTTAGATCATTAGCTTTTAGTGAAGTGAAAAAATATAGCCTTTCATATTTAAAAGGTTTAGCTATGAAATTAACTAAACAAATGAATCATGATGGTTTTGATTCTTGGAGTACTCCAGGAATTCGTGCACAATTATTAAACAAAAATACATTAGAGTTAGTGCAAGATTTCGTTGTGGAATCTGATGAAAACTCTGTACATGTGCTAAATGCGGTTAGTCCTGCATTTACTTCTTCAATACCTTTCGCGAACTGGGTAGTTGAAACACATGTTTTAAAAAATAAATAA